Proteins encoded within one genomic window of Methanothrix harundinacea 6Ac:
- a CDS encoding GNAT family N-acetyltransferase, with product MDPRRRGCGLGKLLIREVLSRPALTGCRFLETTITPSNEASRRLFLSLARDQEARCRVTSFFSEEDFGGENHEAEDLFRIGPLQLQRVI from the coding sequence GTGGACCCTCGGAGGAGGGGTTGCGGCCTCGGGAAGCTCCTGATCCGGGAGGTTCTGTCGAGGCCGGCCTTGACGGGCTGCAGGTTTCTGGAGACGACGATAACCCCCTCCAACGAAGCCTCTCGGAGGCTCTTTCTCTCCCTGGCCAGGGATCAGGAGGCGAGATGCAGAGTGACCTCCTTCTTCTCCGAGGAGGATTTTGGCGGAGAAAACCACGAAGCGGAAGACCTCTTCCGCATAGGACCGTTACAGCTTCAACGGGTGATATAA
- a CDS encoding DEAD/DEAH box helicase, which yields MLFEDLDIAEPLQRALTKEGYANPTPIQAEAIPHLLRGEDLLGIAQTGTGKTAAFVLPVLQRISEERRRTVPGAPRALVLAPTRELAAQIDESFGTYGQFLQFSHAAVFGGVSQEPQVKALSRGVEALVATPGRLLDLMEQGHIDLKGIEFFVLDEADRMLDMGFAKDVHRIVSALPKKRHSLFFAATMSREIGELAGRLLKDPVRVEVAPQATPVESIEQRIFFVDQKEKNPLLIGLLQQKFLKRVLVFTRTKRRADRVAKVLTRSGIRADAIHGDRTQNQRLAALRGFKAGRLQVLVATDIAARGIDVEDISHVINYDLPNEPESYVHRIGRTGRAGRAGTAYSFCSAEERSFLRDIERLTRTKIREVEHRYHSEEAKNASGAASEPAPGGSKRPPRRARGAAPSPQRSRRPGPRR from the coding sequence ATGCTGTTTGAAGATTTGGATATTGCAGAGCCGCTACAGCGAGCTCTTACGAAAGAAGGCTATGCCAATCCGACGCCGATCCAGGCGGAGGCGATCCCCCATCTCCTGAGGGGGGAGGATCTCCTCGGCATAGCCCAGACCGGGACCGGCAAGACCGCTGCCTTCGTTTTGCCCGTCCTCCAGAGGATCTCCGAAGAGAGGAGAAGGACCGTCCCGGGCGCCCCCCGGGCCCTGGTGCTGGCGCCGACCCGGGAGCTGGCGGCCCAGATAGACGAGTCCTTCGGGACCTACGGCCAGTTCCTCCAGTTCAGCCACGCCGCCGTATTCGGAGGAGTCTCTCAGGAGCCCCAGGTGAAGGCCCTTTCTCGAGGCGTCGAGGCCCTCGTCGCCACCCCCGGCCGGCTCCTGGACCTGATGGAGCAGGGGCACATAGACCTCAAGGGGATCGAGTTCTTCGTCCTCGACGAGGCGGACAGGATGCTGGACATGGGCTTCGCAAAAGACGTCCATAGGATCGTCTCAGCCCTTCCCAAGAAGCGCCACTCCCTCTTCTTCGCCGCCACCATGTCGCGGGAGATCGGCGAGCTCGCCGGAAGGCTCCTCAAGGACCCCGTCAGGGTCGAGGTGGCTCCCCAGGCGACGCCGGTGGAGAGTATAGAGCAGAGGATATTCTTCGTCGACCAGAAGGAGAAGAACCCGCTCCTCATCGGCCTCCTCCAGCAGAAGTTCCTGAAGAGGGTCCTCGTCTTCACCAGGACGAAGCGGCGGGCCGACCGGGTGGCAAAGGTCCTCACCAGAAGCGGGATCCGGGCCGACGCCATCCACGGCGACAGAACCCAGAACCAGCGGCTTGCCGCCCTGAGGGGCTTCAAGGCCGGCCGGTTGCAGGTGCTGGTGGCGACCGACATCGCCGCCCGCGGTATCGACGTCGAGGATATATCCCACGTAATAAACTACGACCTCCCCAACGAGCCCGAGAGCTACGTCCACAGGATCGGCCGGACGGGCAGGGCGGGTAGAGCTGGAACTGCGTACTCCTTCTGCTCCGCCGAGGAGCGGAGCTTCCTCCGGGATATCGAGAGGCTCACCCGGACGAAGATCCGAGAGGTGGAACATCGATACCATTCCGAGGAGGCGAAGAACGCCTCGGGCGCGGCGTCCGAGCCCGCCCCGGGGGGGTCGAAGAGGCCCCCGAGGAGGGCGAGGGGAGCGGCCCCGTCCCCGCAGAGGTCGCGCCGTCCCGGGCCGCGGCGCTAG
- a CDS encoding amidohydrolase, producing the protein MLIRNASIVAGGRLLRDQNIAIDGPRISGVGPGIADESGDGEVIEGRGKLAISGLVNAHTHLAMTLFRGYADDMELMPWLSEKIWPLEAKLTAEDIRWGVKLGCLEMIRSGITCYNDMYYFMDEAARATKEMGLRAVLSGVLFDMRPDLIEDAEPFIRRWKNDDLIVPAVGPHAVYTCSEETLSRALDLAEKHDVMIHIHLSETRSEVESFAKNRGKSPVEYLDSLGFLSDRVVAAHCVWLSPQDVSIIADRGVNVAHCSISNHKLASGIAPLDRLARAGARICLGTDGASSNNSLNLFQEMKTTAIAQKCAHSRPDLFAAGEVWRMATENAYTAFRLDMGLRAGAIADLSLIDLKKPWFCPLADDNIVSHLVYSAQGGVETTIVGGRVLMRGGVIPGEEEILERAQEQFNDLLAR; encoded by the coding sequence ATGCTGATCAGAAACGCCTCGATCGTGGCGGGCGGAAGGCTCCTTCGAGACCAGAACATCGCCATCGACGGCCCCCGGATATCGGGGGTCGGCCCCGGGATCGCCGACGAGTCGGGCGACGGCGAGGTGATCGAGGGAAGGGGAAAACTCGCGATCTCCGGCCTCGTCAACGCCCACACCCACCTGGCCATGACCCTCTTTCGGGGGTACGCCGACGACATGGAGCTTATGCCCTGGCTCTCGGAGAAGATCTGGCCCCTGGAGGCGAAGCTGACCGCCGAGGACATCCGCTGGGGGGTAAAGCTGGGCTGCCTGGAGATGATCAGATCGGGGATCACCTGCTACAACGACATGTATTACTTCATGGACGAGGCGGCCCGGGCGACGAAGGAGATGGGCCTTCGGGCCGTTCTGTCCGGGGTCCTCTTCGACATGAGGCCCGATCTGATCGAGGACGCCGAGCCCTTCATCCGGAGGTGGAAGAACGACGACCTGATCGTCCCCGCCGTCGGCCCCCACGCCGTCTACACCTGCTCGGAGGAGACCCTCTCTAGGGCCCTGGACCTCGCCGAAAAGCACGACGTCATGATCCACATCCACCTCTCGGAGACGAGGTCGGAGGTGGAGAGCTTCGCCAAGAACCGGGGCAAAAGCCCCGTCGAGTATTTAGATTCTTTAGGCTTTCTCAGCGACCGGGTGGTGGCGGCCCACTGCGTCTGGCTCTCACCCCAGGACGTATCCATAATCGCCGACAGGGGGGTGAACGTCGCCCACTGCTCCATCAGCAACCACAAGCTCGCCTCGGGGATCGCCCCCCTGGACCGGCTGGCGCGGGCGGGGGCGAGGATATGCCTGGGGACCGACGGCGCCTCCTCCAACAACAGCCTAAACCTCTTCCAGGAGATGAAGACGACGGCCATCGCCCAGAAGTGCGCCCACTCCCGCCCCGACCTCTTCGCCGCTGGCGAGGTCTGGAGGATGGCGACGGAGAACGCCTACACCGCCTTCCGCCTCGATATGGGCCTCCGGGCTGGGGCCATCGCCGACCTCTCCCTCATCGACCTCAAAAAGCCCTGGTTCTGCCCCCTCGCCGACGACAACATCGTCTCCCACCTCGTCTACAGCGCCCAGGGCGGCGTCGAGACCACCATCGTCGGCGGTCGGGTCCTGATGAGGGGCGGGGTCATCCCCGGGGAGGAGGAGATTCTGGAGCGGGCCCAGGAGCAGTTCAACGACCTTCTGGCGAGGTAG
- a CDS encoding dihydroorotate dehydrogenase electron transfer subunit gives MRPISARIVEIVQETPTVRSLRFDRSLGPVPGQYLMVWVRGIDEVPMSFSYRDGITVQLVGEATRAIFDLEVGGSLGLRGPLGNGFTLSGERILLVGGGVGAAPLALLGEAAAEAGIEVTTLLASRCCDDLLFLKRFERIGEVVITTDDGSLGICGRASAGLSALQLQEFDQIYLCGPEPMMADVIGRCAGMETKIQASIDRYFKCGMGICGSCSLDPSGIRVCVEGPVFRADRLAGTEFGRYRRGASGIKLLRDG, from the coding sequence ATGAGGCCGATCTCCGCCCGGATAGTCGAGATCGTACAGGAGACTCCGACGGTCAGGAGCCTCCGGTTCGACCGCTCCCTCGGCCCGGTCCCAGGCCAGTACCTGATGGTCTGGGTGAGGGGCATCGACGAGGTCCCCATGAGCTTCTCCTATCGAGACGGGATCACCGTCCAGCTGGTGGGGGAGGCGACGAGGGCTATCTTCGATCTTGAGGTCGGCGGGAGCCTCGGCCTCCGGGGCCCCCTGGGAAACGGCTTCACCCTCTCTGGCGAGAGGATCCTCCTCGTCGGGGGCGGGGTGGGGGCTGCCCCCCTCGCCCTCCTGGGGGAGGCTGCGGCGGAGGCGGGGATCGAGGTCACCACCCTCCTCGCCTCCCGGTGCTGCGACGACCTCCTCTTCCTCAAGAGGTTTGAGCGGATCGGGGAAGTGGTGATAACGACCGACGACGGATCCCTGGGGATATGCGGCCGGGCCTCGGCGGGGCTTTCGGCCCTCCAGCTCCAGGAGTTCGACCAGATCTACCTCTGCGGCCCCGAGCCGATGATGGCGGACGTCATCGGCAGGTGCGCCGGGATGGAGACGAAGATCCAGGCGTCCATAGACCGCTACTTCAAGTGCGGCATGGGGATCTGCGGCTCCTGCTCCCTCGACCCCTCCGGGATCAGGGTCTGCGTCGAGGGTCCGGTCTTCAGGGCCGACAGGCTCGCCGGGACGGAGTTCGGCCGTTACAGGAGGGGGGCGAGCGGCATAAAATTATTAAGGGATGGATGA
- a CDS encoding COG1361 S-layer family protein: protein MLIEREGGKGDLRRAAIASYILAVGGVVLFLLAPQAWAEDDFYRAEGGPQIFVTSVTSSLETGKTGSVFVKIENRGEISGLVEKRTPQTEDEKMLALLEGEMEMEGSEAVGIQGKLSSRDGRLEVLSRPQLAGSLSGGEALERPMEFSVRAESSASAGVYPMLLEVSYERLEDVLVRGNPLYPEIHFQRAEATETISIEVPVMTGPRLEVAEVKGSISPGRSSALELVMANGGDVPAREVRARLLVQPPFNSTGEEVELGDIEPGKRAASEYPLEVDRLADPGERALVWQVRYLPGELGEERSEELAALVEVKAPTGLRALFVVPIVAILITLIYLGGVRRGLRLPRIRRRRRW from the coding sequence ATGCTGATAGAGAGAGAAGGCGGAAAAGGCGATCTCCGAAGGGCTGCCATCGCCTCCTACATCCTTGCGGTGGGGGGGGTGGTTCTGTTCCTCCTCGCCCCCCAGGCCTGGGCGGAGGACGACTTCTACAGGGCCGAGGGGGGACCCCAGATCTTCGTCACCTCCGTCACCTCCAGCCTCGAGACGGGGAAGACGGGATCGGTCTTCGTGAAGATCGAGAACCGGGGCGAGATCAGCGGCCTCGTGGAGAAGAGGACGCCCCAAACCGAGGACGAGAAGATGCTAGCCCTTCTGGAGGGGGAGATGGAGATGGAGGGCTCGGAGGCGGTGGGGATCCAGGGGAAGCTCTCGTCCAGGGACGGGAGGCTGGAGGTCCTCTCCCGCCCCCAGCTGGCCGGCTCCCTCTCTGGGGGCGAGGCCCTAGAGAGGCCGATGGAGTTCTCGGTCCGGGCGGAGAGCTCCGCCAGCGCCGGGGTCTACCCCATGCTCCTGGAGGTGTCTTACGAGAGGCTGGAGGACGTTCTCGTTCGGGGTAACCCCCTCTACCCCGAGATCCACTTCCAGAGGGCCGAGGCTACGGAGACCATATCCATCGAGGTACCGGTGATGACGGGGCCGAGGCTGGAGGTGGCGGAGGTCAAGGGCTCCATATCCCCCGGCCGCTCCTCCGCCCTGGAGCTGGTGATGGCGAACGGCGGCGACGTCCCGGCCCGGGAAGTCCGGGCGAGGCTCCTCGTCCAGCCCCCCTTCAACTCCACCGGCGAGGAGGTGGAGCTGGGAGATATCGAGCCGGGGAAGAGGGCGGCGTCCGAGTACCCCCTGGAGGTGGACAGACTGGCCGATCCTGGGGAACGGGCCCTGGTCTGGCAGGTCCGATACCTCCCCGGCGAGTTGGGGGAGGAAAGGTCGGAGGAGCTCGCCGCCCTGGTGGAGGTGAAGGCGCCGACGGGGCTTAGGGCTCTCTTCGTCGTCCCCATCGTCGCCATCCTCATAACCCTGATCTACCTCGGCGGGGTGAGGAGGGGGCTCCGCCTCCCCAGGATCCGGAGGAGGAGGCGGTGGTGA
- a CDS encoding 2-amino-3,7-dideoxy-D-threo-hept-6-ulosonate synthase — MALIGKSVRMERIFNRETDRTVIIPMDHGVTVGPIRGIKNVREAADLVAAGGADAAVVHKGAATFGHRGYGRDLGLILHLSASTNLGPDPNNKVLVATVEEALKIGADGVSIQVNVGAEDEARMLSTLGETARRCQEWGMPLLAMMYPRGKKIDDEHRADYIAHAARVGAELGADVVKTSYSGDPDSFREVVDGCPVPLVIAGGPRTETEAEFLEMVAGAIGAGARGVAIGRNVFQHRDPTLITRQICSIVHRGMTAEEALEMGR, encoded by the coding sequence ATGGCTTTGATAGGAAAGTCGGTCAGGATGGAGAGGATCTTCAACAGGGAGACGGATAGGACGGTGATCATCCCCATGGACCACGGCGTCACCGTCGGGCCGATCCGGGGGATCAAGAACGTCAGGGAGGCGGCGGACCTCGTCGCCGCGGGGGGGGCCGACGCCGCCGTCGTCCACAAGGGGGCGGCCACCTTCGGCCACCGGGGGTACGGCCGGGACCTGGGTCTGATCCTCCACCTCTCGGCCTCGACGAACCTCGGCCCCGACCCCAACAACAAGGTCCTGGTGGCTACGGTGGAGGAGGCTCTGAAGATCGGAGCCGACGGGGTCAGCATCCAGGTGAACGTGGGGGCCGAGGACGAGGCGAGGATGCTGTCGACCCTGGGGGAGACCGCCCGGCGGTGCCAGGAGTGGGGGATGCCGCTCCTCGCCATGATGTACCCCCGGGGGAAGAAGATCGACGACGAGCACCGGGCCGATTACATCGCCCACGCCGCCAGGGTGGGGGCGGAGCTTGGGGCGGACGTCGTCAAGACGAGCTACTCCGGCGACCCCGACTCCTTCCGGGAGGTGGTGGATGGCTGCCCCGTCCCCTTGGTCATCGCCGGAGGGCCCAGGACGGAGACGGAGGCGGAGTTTTTGGAGATGGTCGCCGGGGCGATCGGCGCCGGAGCCCGGGGGGTAGCCATCGGGCGGAACGTCTTCCAGCACAGGGATCCGACCCTCATCACCAGGCAGATCTGCTCCATCGTCCACAGGGGGATGACGGCGGAGGAGGCCCTGGAGATGGGAAGATAG
- a CDS encoding sulfurtransferase codes for MFFAVLTSISSAGGNMNCPDCPDWSNFDAWWARYHKNPAAAEPSTPQAARTQAVEARNSSEEVEVERGEYPVASILIRPGDDLEGRVLLDARSPEDYERGHLPGARNLYWRSLRAGDVLDLEVAAGELRRLGVNETDSIVVYGRGDDSAYLFWALDYLGHQDLSLLDGDVEAFPEVGLVQNSPEPAPSNYTPSLRPELLVNESILKEAQGSVRVQIVDTRSSYSDRAASRISNSMYFKPEEIYSDPEARTLKSPEELDQLFLRRGLEDRMVQIVYGTPEACGLYVALKAMGYRATVLDGTWWKRTEFAVSSLS; via the coding sequence ATGTTTTTCGCGGTCCTCACCAGCATCAGCTCTGCTGGGGGGAATATGAACTGCCCGGACTGCCCGGACTGGTCAAATTTTGACGCCTGGTGGGCGAGATACCATAAAAACCCTGCCGCAGCGGAGCCCTCTACCCCCCAGGCGGCGCGGACTCAGGCCGTCGAGGCGAGGAACAGCTCTGAGGAGGTCGAGGTGGAGAGGGGAGAGTATCCCGTGGCTTCGATCCTGATCCGTCCTGGGGACGACCTAGAGGGAAGGGTCCTCCTGGACGCCCGCTCCCCCGAGGATTATGAGAGGGGGCACCTCCCGGGGGCGAGGAACCTCTACTGGAGGTCCCTCAGGGCAGGAGACGTCCTGGACCTGGAGGTGGCGGCGGGAGAGCTCCGGCGGCTGGGGGTGAACGAGACCGACTCGATCGTCGTCTATGGGAGAGGTGACGACTCGGCCTACCTCTTCTGGGCCCTCGATTACCTCGGCCACCAGGACCTCAGCCTTCTGGACGGGGACGTGGAGGCCTTCCCCGAGGTCGGGCTGGTCCAGAACTCCCCGGAGCCGGCGCCTTCCAACTACACCCCCTCCCTGAGGCCGGAGCTCCTGGTCAACGAGTCGATCCTCAAGGAGGCGCAAGGGAGCGTCAGGGTCCAGATCGTCGACACCAGGTCCAGCTACTCCGACCGCGCCGCATCCCGCATATCAAACTCCATGTACTTCAAGCCGGAGGAGATCTACTCCGACCCTGAGGCCCGGACCCTCAAGAGCCCCGAGGAGCTCGATCAGCTCTTCCTCCGCCGGGGGCTTGAAGATCGGATGGTCCAGATCGTCTACGGGACCCCGGAGGCCTGCGGCTTATACGTCGCTCTGAAGGCGATGGGGTACCGGGCGACGGTCCTCGACGGCACCTGGTGGAAGAGGACCGAGTTCGCTGTCAGCTCCCTATCCTGA
- a CDS encoding L-2,4-diaminobutyric acid acetyltransferase, translating into MGPGSDGGSFRGGPEAGGLATAKEVVLRRPEVSDGAKICALAKETPPLDKNSAYSYLLLCRHFADTCSVAEEDGEIVGFLTGYLPPDRGGSSSYGSWRWTLGGGVAASGSS; encoded by the coding sequence ATGGGACCCGGATCAGACGGCGGATCCTTCAGGGGGGGGCCAGAGGCGGGGGGCCTGGCGACGGCAAAGGAGGTCGTCCTCCGGAGGCCGGAGGTCTCCGACGGGGCGAAGATATGCGCCCTCGCGAAGGAGACCCCGCCCCTGGATAAAAACTCCGCCTACAGCTATCTCCTCCTCTGTCGCCACTTCGCCGATACCTGCAGCGTAGCCGAAGAGGACGGCGAGATCGTCGGTTTCCTCACCGGATATCTTCCTCCCGATCGGGGGGGGTCTTCTTCGTATGGCAGTTGGCGGTGGACCCTCGGAGGAGGGGTTGCGGCCTCGGGAAGCTCCTGA
- a CDS encoding fumarylacetoacetate hydrolase family protein, producing MIARFLFDGVVRQGKVSDGSIETDGTAYEIGEVAILAPAAPSKVVCVGLNYLLHAKELKMDLPTEPIIFLKPPTAVIGPGADIVMPPSSSQVDYEGEVAVVIGRRCRDVRAFEAEEYILGYSNFNDVTARDLQRRDGQWTRAKSFDTFAPLGPYVVEADPSSLAIETRVNGRVRQSSNTSDLIFSIPELVEFISGIMTLLPGDVIATGTPPGVGSLSAGDLVEVEVEGLGTLRNPVVRGVVADPEKSG from the coding sequence ATGATCGCCAGGTTCCTATTTGACGGCGTCGTCCGCCAGGGGAAAGTGTCCGACGGTTCCATCGAGACGGACGGCACGGCTTACGAGATCGGAGAGGTCGCGATCCTCGCCCCCGCCGCGCCGAGCAAGGTAGTCTGCGTCGGCCTCAACTACCTCCTCCACGCAAAGGAGCTGAAGATGGACCTTCCGACGGAGCCGATCATATTCCTGAAGCCTCCGACGGCGGTGATCGGCCCCGGCGCCGATATCGTCATGCCTCCTTCGAGCAGCCAGGTCGACTACGAGGGGGAGGTGGCGGTGGTGATCGGCAGAAGGTGCCGGGACGTCCGCGCCTTCGAGGCGGAGGAGTACATCCTCGGCTACTCGAACTTCAACGACGTCACCGCCCGGGACCTCCAGAGGAGGGACGGCCAGTGGACGAGGGCGAAGAGCTTCGACACCTTCGCGCCCCTGGGCCCCTACGTCGTCGAGGCCGACCCCTCGAGCCTCGCCATCGAGACGAGGGTCAACGGAAGGGTGAGACAGAGCTCCAACACCTCGGACCTGATATTCTCGATCCCGGAGCTGGTGGAGTTCATAAGCGGGATCATGACCCTCCTCCCCGGCGACGTCATAGCCACGGGGACGCCCCCCGGTGTCGGCTCCCTCTCCGCCGGAGACCTGGTGGAGGTGGAGGTGGAAGGGCTTGGGACCCTCAGAAACCCCGTCGTCCGGGGGGTCGTTGCCGACCCCGAGAAGAGCGGCTGA
- a CDS encoding helix-turn-helix domain-containing protein: MPRPEQVSIRRCMPSEELDARIRRLERCVGVLRRLHFIRYRYQGLSVEASAHLVGVTRSVGYTWQRRWNDGGYEGLKPRHGGGRPPKLSAAERETLAMLLRQRGPSRTGEVRDLLRGEFGVEYTSKQIRIILKGLGVETTRSR, from the coding sequence ATGCCCAGGCCTGAACAGGTCTCCATAAGGAGATGTATGCCCTCCGAGGAGCTCGACGCCAGGATAAGGAGGCTGGAGAGATGCGTTGGGGTCCTGAGGAGGCTGCACTTCATAAGATACCGTTACCAGGGGCTCAGCGTTGAGGCATCGGCCCACCTCGTCGGCGTCACCAGGAGCGTAGGATATACCTGGCAGAGGAGGTGGAACGACGGCGGCTATGAAGGGCTCAAGCCGAGGCACGGGGGCGGAAGGCCTCCGAAGCTCTCGGCGGCAGAGAGGGAGACGCTGGCGATGCTCCTCCGCCAGAGGGGCCCCTCGAGGACGGGTGAGGTGAGAGATCTCCTCCGAGGCGAGTTCGGGGTGGAGTACACCTCGAAACAGATACGGATAATCCTGAAGGGGCTCGGCGTTGAGACCACCCGGAGCCGTTAG
- a CDS encoding thioredoxin family protein, giving the protein MVRICGIGGHIFKSRFNIGLLALLLILGALSYALAGESGPAAPAEGSGASASSSIEIHFFYLPTCPTCGEQKPIFEALKREGVPGARFYSVDVSKPEGFALFREMAKDGGIAVESLTVPTIFVGGRPLVGLHTEEELLAAIREEKRAAEGEDGVEEEEEEEEEGDGIKGAGIAPEPEIDSAHFQLPLLGETDLLKFSLPTLAVVLGLVDGFNPCAMWVLVYLIGLLAGVRDRRRAWLIVGSFVLASGALYFLIMAAWINVFLLLGYVQILTILIGLVALGGGILSIRDHLTTGGSPACRVGGERGGERRWEG; this is encoded by the coding sequence ATGGTCAGGATATGCGGCATCGGTGGTCACATCTTCAAGTCGAGGTTCAACATCGGGCTTCTGGCGCTCCTTTTGATCCTGGGCGCCCTCTCCTACGCCCTCGCGGGAGAGAGCGGACCGGCGGCGCCGGCGGAGGGCTCGGGAGCATCGGCATCGTCCTCGATAGAGATCCACTTCTTCTACCTCCCCACCTGCCCCACCTGCGGAGAGCAGAAGCCGATCTTCGAGGCACTGAAGAGGGAGGGGGTCCCGGGGGCGAGGTTCTATTCCGTCGACGTCTCGAAGCCGGAAGGTTTCGCCCTATTCCGCGAGATGGCCAAAGATGGGGGGATCGCCGTCGAGAGCCTGACCGTCCCCACCATCTTCGTCGGGGGAAGGCCCCTGGTGGGGCTCCATACGGAGGAGGAGCTCCTCGCGGCGATCCGCGAGGAGAAGAGGGCGGCCGAGGGGGAGGATGGGGTGGAGGAGGAGGAGGAGGAGGAGGAGGAGGGCGACGGAATAAAGGGCGCCGGAATAGCCCCGGAACCGGAGATTGACAGCGCCCATTTTCAGCTCCCGCTTCTCGGTGAGACCGACCTCTTGAAGTTCTCGCTTCCGACCCTCGCCGTCGTCCTGGGGCTTGTAGACGGGTTCAACCCCTGCGCCATGTGGGTCCTCGTCTACCTGATAGGCCTCCTCGCCGGGGTGAGAGACCGGAGAAGGGCATGGCTGATCGTGGGAAGCTTCGTCCTCGCCTCGGGGGCGCTGTACTTTCTCATCATGGCCGCCTGGATAAACGTCTTCCTTCTTTTGGGATACGTCCAGATCCTGACGATCCTCATCGGCCTTGTAGCCCTCGGCGGCGGGATCCTGAGCATCAGAGACCATCTCACCACAGGAGGGAGCCCCGCCTGCAGGGTCGGGGGGGAGAGGGGCGGAGAGAGACGATGGGAAGGATAG
- a CDS encoding dihydroorotate dehydrogenase — translation MASLSGEVGGIRMESPVMLAAGILGTTGASLRRAALAGAGAVVTKSVGVAPREGHRGPTVVQVEGGLLNAMGLPNPSYRNFQEEIDIGRGGGAPVVASIFGAGAEEFVEVATGLDADGFELNLSCPHAERLGAEIGCEACNVEAITRAVKEEVNVPVWVKLTPNVADVVGLGLAAERGGADGVVAINTLRAMAIDVESGMPILGNRFGGLSGPAIKPVAVRCVYDLASALEIPVIGVGGIASWEDAAEMMMAGARGVQVGTALGMVEGYGVFRSIAAGLSAYLDRKGIGMEELVGLARRAR, via the coding sequence ATGGCATCCCTTTCGGGAGAGGTGGGAGGAATCCGGATGGAGAGCCCCGTGATGCTGGCAGCGGGGATCCTGGGGACTACCGGCGCCTCCCTCAGGAGAGCGGCCCTGGCCGGGGCGGGAGCCGTCGTCACCAAGTCGGTGGGGGTCGCCCCCCGGGAGGGGCACCGGGGTCCCACCGTCGTCCAGGTGGAGGGGGGGCTCTTGAACGCCATGGGGCTTCCAAACCCGTCGTACCGGAACTTTCAGGAGGAGATAGATATCGGCCGGGGTGGAGGCGCCCCGGTGGTGGCCAGCATCTTCGGCGCGGGCGCCGAGGAGTTCGTCGAGGTGGCGACGGGCCTCGACGCCGACGGCTTCGAGCTGAACCTCAGCTGCCCCCACGCCGAGAGGCTCGGCGCCGAGATCGGATGCGAGGCCTGCAACGTCGAGGCGATCACCCGGGCCGTGAAGGAGGAGGTAAACGTCCCGGTCTGGGTGAAGCTCACCCCCAACGTCGCCGACGTCGTCGGCCTCGGCCTCGCCGCCGAGCGGGGGGGCGCCGACGGGGTCGTGGCGATAAATACCCTCCGGGCGATGGCCATCGACGTCGAGTCCGGGATGCCGATCCTGGGAAACAGGTTCGGAGGCCTCTCGGGCCCCGCGATAAAGCCGGTGGCGGTGAGGTGCGTCTACGACCTCGCCTCCGCCCTGGAGATCCCCGTGATCGGGGTCGGTGGGATCGCCTCCTGGGAGGACGCCGCCGAGATGATGATGGCGGGAGCCAGGGGCGTCCAGGTGGGGACGGCCCTGGGAATGGTTGAAGGGTACGGGGTATTCAGGTCCATCGCCGCGGGGCTCTCCGCATACCTCGACCGGAAGGGGATCGGCATGGAGGAGCTGGTGGGGCTTGCCAGGAGGGCGAGATGA